The DNA window TGTATCTCGCTGCTTTCCATTGCGGAACTCATCTTGTTGAGCCGCACTAATACTTACGACTACATAAATTCGATGgatttcaatgttttaccgAAATGATTCACCGTTCTATTTTATCGCACGTGAtgatttatttgttatttgaCGGTGTTGGACATAACCTCTGGATATTGACATATGTATACGCCACAGACTCAATGAGCATGCAGATACACCGTCAAGCTTTCTCACCCAGGATCCTGGACAAAAATGGGATTGTCCATAACTAGCTTTAGACCAACAACTAGTGTGCGTAAACGGGGATTTTTTCCGGGAAATACCAATCTATTACACCAGTTAGGCAGACTTTTACCAGCATATTAGGAACTCAAGTGCCACTTGTCTATATTACAGCGATTAACAGTGACGCATGCAGGTGATACACGGTGCCAACGAATTCAGACGTACTCTGAATTTGTTGACGGTGGActctgagagaaatttctccAGTTTTTGCCAAATACTAAAGGTATCAAAGGAGGGGACACGTAACAGTAGTGCTCAGTGCAACTAGATGAAACCGTGgttaaataattatcaacaattaccgaagtaaattttttatttttaaattcatagAATTTCCAAGTCACCTAGGTGAGTCGCTTTTGAGCCAATCTAAATTCGATACAATACAAAATgctcagcaaaaaaaaaaaaaaaaaaactggtttCCCCCTTTTCTACTTACtgtcaatttttctttaattttttaccaatgtCAGCAGGATCTTACTGCAATATGAATAAAGATGAACAAAACTGCTGAAATAATGAATACATACATAAGGTTTTAATTTGGGGACAATGGATTGTAACTGATTATGGTAGCAAGAATACATTACACCCAAACCCACTTTGGAGTTGTCATGCCAAAGTTGAAGGTTTCTGGATGACCACAGTGAGGCTCGTTTGGAAATGTTCTAGTCCAATTAAACGCCGGAattttgttagaaaaatttggCCCTGAATAAACCTGGAAGTTCTCAATTCCATCTATGCCAGCTGTGACAATTTTAGCGTCGATAACACCAACAGGGAACGGTTGGGCATAGAGATCACCTCTGAAAGCGAAAATTTCTACTAGATCGGTACCCGATGTCATGCTAAAGTTGTTAAAAGCAGCATGGGCGTCTGGAACGTGACCGTGCATTAGGTCAGCGATTTCGCTTGCTGTCGTTATATTTGCCAGTTGCCTTGCAATCTCATTACTCCTAACGCTGGCAGCATCACGTGAAACACCAGCGACCTGGCGAATTTCCTTAAACATCGGCGCCCCAGTGCAGGACACAAAGCCAACATTAACAAAGTCCTTTGAATAGTCAACAGCATGTGTTATGCTTGGAAGCTGTTCAACCAGCCAAACTGAGTTTAGCCGCGGATCAACAGCTAACCATTGACGGCTCGCTGTTCCACCGTTGTAAAGCGCCAAATGTCGGGACCAAGTAAGACCGTCGGTAGCAAGACGATTTGCTGACATCACCCGCACTGCAAGCATTAACTGTAAGGAATTACATTTTGGTTCATTTTTGTCCataatttgtacaaatatCAATACTGGTGCGGTAAATTTCAACTTTACGCACCTGATTTTTCAGAATCGGCTGACTCCAAATACCATGATCACCAATCGCCAGAGGTGTTCCCGCTACTAAAAGTTCTCGACCTGCATTCtcaataatgaaatattcatcCTGTGATGACAATGCTCCAGGATATGATGTCATGACGATCGATCGACCAGGTACCACCTGAGAATTTTCGGATGGGGAAAGATGGTACCCTAAATCGTATCTTTTGAGAAGCCTCAACATTTTGCCATATCTGTAAATACAATCTTGTGTTATCTTGGGATctaaatgataaattattattcttcagcaaatgattttaaattaACTATCTGCCATACATTGTACATACTCATATTAATCCATGCTGCATGAAAGTATAAATAATCGAGTTATATACGCGATTTTGTCATTGTAACTACAGACgtcataataataatgattttcgTAGATTTTCCAGTCATGCGACAACTCTGATTTAAAACATTTAAGATTCTCACGGTGCTGCGGTGTTGTGTGCCAATGTGATCTGGGGTTCTCCATTGGTTTTGTTGAACAACTTGAGAAAGGCCATTCCTGCAAGATCTGCATTGACTTTCGATTTATTGTCGGTGTCTTCAAGATACGGCAGATCAGATGCCATGGCAAGCCACAGAAAATCTTCAGATGGAATTTCCACTGTCTTTCTACTGCGACGAACGGCAAACTTCCAGCCAGCTTCCATCCCAGCAAGTTGAGTGTAGAACAAACTTACCTacaatttcatgaaatttatgtaaaaaaaaaaggatatcATTTTCAGCTTTTGAACGTTTTTTCACTGAAGGGTTTTCAACAACGGGCTAATATTTAGAGAACACACCATGTGCCAGTACGGATCCTTGGCTGCCAATACTTCAGCACGTTTTCGATGGTATTCCCGATTTTCTTTAAGATggtgacgaattttttcacacatcGATTCTTGTGTGGAGCATGGCGCTTCAATTGTGTTATGCCAATGGTGATGAATTAACTGCCAAGTCAAGCTACCCTCCAGAAGGCCGGTGGAGTATGCCTGAACCGTATCTGGATAATCTTCAGAAGATTTTATCTCGATGACTGACCAGCTGAAATGAAACATGGCACAATGtgatcattttcaaattactctaAAAATCCCATACTTTTCTAAAGAATATTCTATTAGTGAAGACAACAATGATCAAACAGCGTGTGTCTGTGAATAAGTGTGATATTGTATGATATCTACCCTGTATGGTGTATTCCGGTTCTATAATATGCACGAGCAGCGCCAGTTGGAATAGCTTCCAGATCATTTCCTTGTCCCCAAAAATCTATTCTGTATGCTCCATTCTGTTTCCAGGTAACAGTTGCCGCGTACGTACCATCGTTCTCAACACTAGAACGATAATTAAAATGTCCAATTACCTATAGATCTACATAATCACACGCGTTGTAGAAAACAAATGTGTTTACAAACTTTGCAGCACTGTAGAACTAGAAAGGGACTTAGACTTGTTAAAATACATTTGGCTATGCggattttactttcaattcgTGTAAGccttttgaaattttggaaactttgattttttgaatatttagaTGACGAAGATGAACAAAAACAAGGGGACCTTGTATATACGTACTGCCCAAACTCGCCAAGGATGATGGCCCCTATGCCCAGGAGGGCAACGGCGCCAAGTATGTATGTGGAAATGCGAGTTTGCAGCCACGAggctccgaccaccttcagCATGGCTCATTAGTATAAGCAACACACCTTGGTCcaaaaggaaattaaaaaaaaaatcacagcaCTGCGTTCTCAACCCATCGATTACAAGCTTTGACGCCCAGTCGTGGCCTCTTCCTTTGAGAAGTTGCCTCCGTAGTTCTCCTTGTGGCTGATTATACTCTCTGTGAATCAAACAAATGTGCGATGGCAATTGTTATTTGCTTGGCCAACTCTAGTTTTTAAATCTGATTGCATCGAAATTTCGGATATTCCATATTTTCGTTGTAAAATTGTCTAGAATTTTCAGcatataattcaaaattcaacttcCATGTACCTGATAGATCCCTAAGACGCAATAATTattacttctttctttctgcAACGGATACCAATTCGTCGCTCGTTTCACCATCAGTGCGACTTGCGAGTGTGTGCGATAAATACACAGTTCGgctaaaaatttataatcctAATCTCTATCACATCAAGACGAAATCTAAATGTACATTTCAATATAACTGAAGTTTTCCCAAGTTGTGTCTAGAATTTAAAGCATCATGCCTTATTAACACACGCATGTTGCAGCAACTAAATGTCTGgactattttattttaaacattacGTAATTGGGTtgatatgaataaataaataaataaacaaataaatacaaatatactgaatttttcccgAAGAATCAATTGACCGTTATTCTTCCAGAGTCTGTTACTTGCCTGCCGAATTCAAAAAGTGCAAATGAGAGACGATGGAAAAATTACATATATAAAGACAACTGTCCACTGCAAACCAAATTTAAGAATGCGTGAAGAcaatcgtttgaaattcaggATAGGATTTATGCTCTGGtctattaataattatatcacgATTTCGTGATGATGGAAGAAGGCAATTATTACTAAGAGCTTATTCTATAAtaagttgaaattttcgcgtttaataaatgaaaaattggtataaatCGATAAAGCAAATATTGCAATCCTGTAACCGGC is part of the Neodiprion virginianus isolate iyNeoVirg1 chromosome 5, iyNeoVirg1.1, whole genome shotgun sequence genome and encodes:
- the LOC124304851 gene encoding putative phospholipase B-like lamina ancestor isoform X2, which codes for MLKVVGASWLQTRISTYILGAVALLGIGAIILGEFGHVENDGTYAATVTWKQNGAYRIDFWGQGNDLEAIPTGAARAYYRTGIHHTGWSVIEIKSSEDYPDTVQAYSTGLLEGSLTWQLIHHHWHNTIEAPCSTQESMCEKIRHHLKENREYHRKRAEVLAAKDPYWHMVSLFYTQLAGMEAGWKFAVRRSRKTVEIPSEDFLWLAMASDLPYLEDTDNKSKVNADLAGMAFLKLFNKTNGEPQITLAHNTAAPYGKMLRLLKRYDLGYHLSPSENSQVVPGRSIVMTSYPGALSSQDEYFIIENAGRELLVAGTPLAIGDHGIWSQPILKNQLMLAVRVMSANRLATDGLTWSRHLALYNGGTASRQWLAVDPRLNSVWLVEQLPSITHAVDYSKDFVNVGFVSCTGAPMFKEIRQVAGVSRDAASVRSNEIARQLANITTASEIADLMHGHVPDAHAAFNNFSMTSGTDLVEIFAFRGDLYAQPFPVGVIDAKIVTAGIDGIENFQVYSGPNFSNKIPAFNWTRTFPNEPHCGHPETFNFGMTTPKWVWV
- the LOC124304851 gene encoding putative phospholipase B-like lamina ancestor isoform X1, which encodes MLKVVGASWLQTRISTYILGAVALLGIGAIILGEFGQYVYTSVENDGTYAATVTWKQNGAYRIDFWGQGNDLEAIPTGAARAYYRTGIHHTGWSVIEIKSSEDYPDTVQAYSTGLLEGSLTWQLIHHHWHNTIEAPCSTQESMCEKIRHHLKENREYHRKRAEVLAAKDPYWHMVSLFYTQLAGMEAGWKFAVRRSRKTVEIPSEDFLWLAMASDLPYLEDTDNKSKVNADLAGMAFLKLFNKTNGEPQITLAHNTAAPYGKMLRLLKRYDLGYHLSPSENSQVVPGRSIVMTSYPGALSSQDEYFIIENAGRELLVAGTPLAIGDHGIWSQPILKNQLMLAVRVMSANRLATDGLTWSRHLALYNGGTASRQWLAVDPRLNSVWLVEQLPSITHAVDYSKDFVNVGFVSCTGAPMFKEIRQVAGVSRDAASVRSNEIARQLANITTASEIADLMHGHVPDAHAAFNNFSMTSGTDLVEIFAFRGDLYAQPFPVGVIDAKIVTAGIDGIENFQVYSGPNFSNKIPAFNWTRTFPNEPHCGHPETFNFGMTTPKWVWV